A genomic segment from Malus domestica chromosome 05, GDT2T_hap1 encodes:
- the LOC103435639 gene encoding photosystem I reaction center subunit psaK, chloroplastic-like — protein sequence MATATVTTSLPQFNGLRPQISFSNVQSMAIAQPMRRKGQGALGARCDFIGSSTNLIMVTTTSLMLFAGRFGLAPSANRKATAGLKLETRDSGLQTGDPAGFTLADTLACGTVGHIIGVGFVLGLKNVGAL from the exons ATGGCAACTGCCACTGTGACTACTTCTCTCCCCCAATTCAATGGGCTCAGACCCCAAATCTCCTTCTCTAATGTGCAAAGCATG GCCATTGCTCAACCAATGAGGCGCAAAGGGCAGGGCGCTTTGGGAGCTCGCTGTGATTTCATTGGTTCATCCACCAATTTG ATAATGGTGACTACTACAAGCCTAATGCTGTTTGCCGGAAGATTCGGGTTGGCCCCGTCGGCAAACAGGAAGGCAACGGCAGGATTAAAGCTTGAAACAAGGGACTCTGGACTGCAGACCGGCGATCCGGCTGGGTTTACGCTTGCTGATACCTTGGCTTGTGGGACTGTTGGTCACATTATTGGGGTTGGTTTTGTTCTTGGCCTTAAGAATGTTGGTGCCCtgtaa
- the LOC103435599 gene encoding major pollen allergen Ole e 10-like, whose translation MMRKKKWVLVLQCLLLMGMGCHLVSTIGAAVQEKADGAIPDTTLSPPEGNTTFLDGTTWCVALPGVSQADLQNALDWACGLGMVDCKPIQKGGACYEPDTLVSHASYAFNNYYQQNGNSDIACNFGGTAGVAKKNPSHGKCNYAAPGSVASAAPPLSKQSPISLWWRLAGLLLPLYLGS comes from the exons ATGATGAGAAAGAAGaaatgggttttggttttgcagTGCCTCTTGCTCATGGGAATGGGATGCCATCTGG TTTCGACAATCGGAGCAGCGGTGCAAGAGAAGGCAGATGGAGCAATTCCAgacaccacattgtcaccaccagAAGGGAACACAACATTCCTTGATGGCACGACATGGTGCGTAGCCCTTCCCGGGGTTTCCCAAGCCGATTTGCAGAATGCATTAGACTGGGCCTGCGGATTGGGAATGGTAGACTGCAAGCCAATTCAAAAAGGTGGAGCGTGTTATGAACCAGATACTCTGGTGTCTCATGCCTCTTATGCCTTCAATAATTATTATCAGCAGAACGGGAATTCGGACATTGCTTGCAATTTTGGAGGAACTGCAGGTGTTGCTAAAAAGAACCCAA GTCATGGAAAATGCAACTACGCTGCGCCCGG ATCTGTAGCCTCTGCAGCACCTCCACTCTCAAAGCAAAGTCCCATTTCTCTTTGGTGGCGACTTGCTGGCCTTCTGCTGCCATTGTATCTCGGAAGCTGA